From Streptomyces cyaneogriseus subsp. noncyanogenus, the proteins below share one genomic window:
- the rplM gene encoding 50S ribosomal protein L13, with protein sequence MRTYSPKPGDVTRQWHVIDAQDVVLGRLASTAATLLRGKHKPIYAPHVDAGDFVIIINADKVHLSGNKRTQKMAYRHSGYPGGLRSVRYDELLAKNPEKAIEKAVKGMLPKNTLGRQMLSKLKVYSGDQHPHAAQQPVPFEITQVAQ encoded by the coding sequence GTGCGTACGTACAGCCCCAAGCCCGGCGATGTGACGCGCCAGTGGCACGTCATCGACGCTCAGGACGTTGTCCTGGGCCGTCTCGCCTCCACCGCCGCCACCCTTCTGCGGGGCAAGCACAAGCCGATCTACGCGCCGCACGTCGACGCTGGTGACTTCGTCATCATCATCAACGCCGACAAGGTGCACCTGTCCGGCAACAAGCGGACCCAGAAGATGGCCTACCGCCACTCCGGCTACCCGGGTGGTCTGCGCTCCGTCCGCTACGACGAGCTGCTGGCCAAGAACCCCGAGAAGGCCATCGAGAAGGCCGTCAAGGGCATGCTCCCCAAGAACACCCTGGGCCGTCAGATGCTCTCGAAGCTGAAGGTCTACTCGGGCGACCAGCACCCGCACGCTGCCCAGCAGCCGGTGCCGTTCGAGATCACCCAGGTCGCGCAGTAA
- a CDS encoding DUF389 domain-containing protein: MLHLRLICPAERTDDVVRVIERTVGTTHLVVLPGAARSPAGDVVLCDVAREAGDELIGELRTLGLDRTGSIAVENIDLSLSERAEAAEKEAPGEPADAVLWEHLTDATHEESTLSITYVAFLTLATMIAACGVVLDNAILIVGAMAVGPEFGPLAGFCTALVRRAPRLALRSLLALVVGFAAAMAVTVAFSWFMDAVGLFTEAKLEGERPQTGFVYAPDWFSFVVAVLAGMAGTLSLTSAKSGALVGVAISVTTVPAAANAAVALSYGDTEQTVGSTEQLLLNLLGIVLAGTLTLLAQKALWASQRPRMTKPD; the protein is encoded by the coding sequence ATGCTGCATCTGCGCCTGATCTGCCCGGCCGAGCGGACCGACGACGTGGTCCGCGTCATCGAGCGGACGGTGGGCACCACACATCTCGTCGTCCTCCCGGGCGCCGCCCGCAGCCCCGCCGGCGACGTCGTGCTGTGCGACGTGGCCCGCGAGGCGGGCGACGAACTCATCGGCGAGCTGCGAACCCTGGGCCTGGACCGGACGGGCTCGATCGCCGTGGAGAACATCGACCTGTCGCTGTCGGAGCGGGCCGAGGCGGCCGAGAAGGAGGCGCCGGGCGAGCCCGCGGACGCGGTGCTGTGGGAGCACCTCACGGACGCCACGCACGAGGAGTCGACGCTCTCCATCACCTACGTCGCCTTCCTCACGCTCGCCACGATGATCGCGGCCTGCGGCGTGGTGCTGGACAACGCCATCCTGATCGTGGGCGCGATGGCGGTGGGCCCGGAGTTCGGGCCGCTGGCCGGCTTCTGCACGGCCCTGGTGCGGCGGGCGCCGCGCCTGGCGCTGCGGTCGCTGCTCGCGCTGGTGGTGGGATTCGCGGCGGCGATGGCGGTGACGGTCGCCTTCAGCTGGTTCATGGACGCCGTCGGCCTGTTCACCGAGGCGAAGCTGGAGGGCGAGCGTCCGCAGACCGGATTCGTCTACGCCCCCGACTGGTTCTCCTTCGTCGTGGCGGTCCTCGCCGGCATGGCGGGCACCCTCTCGCTGACCTCCGCGAAGTCCGGTGCCCTGGTCGGCGTCGCCATCTCCGTCACCACGGTCCCGGCCGCCGCCAACGCGGCCGTCGCCCTCTCCTACGGCGACACGGAGCAGACGGTGGGCTCCACCGAACAGCTCCTGCTCAACCTGCTCGGCATCGTCCTCGCCGGGACGCTGACGCTGCTCGCCCAGAAGGCCCTCTGGGCGAGCCAGCGCCCGCGCATGACGAAGCCGGATTAG
- the coaA gene encoding type I pantothenate kinase, with translation MPRSAHRHRPEATPYVDLTRAEWSALRNKTPLPLTAEEVEKLRGLGDVIDLDEVRDIYLPLSRLLNLYVGATDGLRGALNTFLGEQGSQSGTPFVIGVAGSVAVGKSTVARLLQALLSRWPEHPRVELVTTDGFLLPTKELQARGLMSRKGFPESYDRRALTRFVADIKAGKKEVTAPVYSHLIYDIVPGEKLVVRRPDILIVEGLNVLQPALPGKDGRTRVGLADYFDFSVYVDARPEDIERWYLSRFKKLRQTAFQNPSSYFRKYTQVSEEEALDYARTTWRTINKPNLIENVAPTRGRATLVLRKGPDHKVQRLSLRKL, from the coding sequence ATGCCCCGGAGCGCCCACCGGCACAGGCCGGAGGCGACTCCCTACGTCGATCTCACCCGCGCCGAGTGGAGCGCGCTGCGCAACAAGACGCCGCTGCCGCTGACCGCCGAGGAGGTCGAGAAACTGCGCGGTCTGGGTGACGTCATCGACCTGGACGAGGTGCGGGACATCTACCTGCCGCTGTCCCGGCTGCTCAACCTCTACGTCGGCGCCACGGACGGTCTGCGCGGCGCGCTCAACACCTTCCTCGGCGAGCAGGGCTCCCAGTCCGGCACCCCGTTCGTCATAGGGGTCGCGGGCTCCGTCGCCGTCGGCAAGTCCACCGTGGCCCGCCTGCTACAGGCGCTGCTGTCCCGCTGGCCCGAGCACCCGCGCGTCGAACTGGTGACCACGGACGGCTTCCTGCTGCCCACCAAGGAGCTCCAGGCGCGCGGCCTGATGTCGCGCAAGGGGTTCCCCGAGTCCTACGACCGCCGGGCGCTGACCCGCTTCGTCGCCGACATCAAGGCCGGCAAGAAGGAGGTGACCGCCCCCGTCTACTCCCACCTCATCTACGACATCGTCCCCGGCGAGAAGCTCGTGGTGCGCCGCCCCGACATCCTCATCGTCGAGGGCCTCAACGTCCTCCAGCCCGCCCTGCCCGGCAAGGACGGCCGCACCCGGGTCGGCCTCGCCGACTACTTCGACTTCAGCGTGTACGTCGACGCCCGCCCCGAGGACATCGAGCGCTGGTATCTCAGCCGCTTCAAGAAGCTGCGCCAGACCGCCTTCCAGAACCCCTCCTCGTACTTCCGCAAGTACACCCAGGTGTCGGAGGAGGAGGCCCTGGACTACGCCCGCACCACCTGGCGGACCATCAACAAGCCCAATCTCATCGAGAACGTCGCGCCGACCCGCGGCCGGGCCACCCTGGTCCTGCGCAAGGGACCGGACCACAAGGTGCAACGGCTCAGCCTGCGCAAACTGTGA
- the glmM gene encoding phosphoglucosamine mutase, with the protein MGRLFGTDGVRGVANADLTAEMALGLSVAAAHVLAEAGTFEGHRPTAVVGRDPRASGEFLEAAVVAGLASAGVDVLRVGVLPTPAVAYLTGALGADLGVMLSASHNAMPDNGIKFFARGGHKLADELEDRIEAVYEEHRTGAPWDRPTGAGVGRVRDYDEGLDQYVAHLVGVLPNRLDGLKIVLDEAHGAAHRVSPEAFARAGAEVITIGAEPDGLNINDGCGSTHLSLLKAAVVEHGADLGIAHDGDADRCLAVDHTGSEVDGDQILAVLALAMRERSALRADTVVATVMSNLGFKLAMEREGIRLVQTAVGDRYVLEEMKDKGFALGGEQSGHVIVLDHATTGDGTLTGLLLAARVAESGRTLKDLASVMERLPQVLINVPDVDRSRVGTSAELAAAVAEAERELGSTGRVLLRPSGTEPLVRVMVEAADIEQARTVAGRLADAVKSALG; encoded by the coding sequence GTGGGACGACTCTTCGGCACGGACGGCGTGCGCGGTGTCGCCAACGCGGACCTGACGGCCGAGATGGCGCTCGGCCTCTCCGTCGCCGCGGCGCACGTACTGGCCGAGGCGGGCACGTTCGAGGGACACCGGCCGACCGCGGTGGTCGGGCGGGATCCGCGCGCGTCCGGGGAGTTCCTGGAGGCGGCCGTGGTCGCGGGCCTGGCCAGCGCCGGCGTCGACGTGCTGCGGGTCGGCGTGCTGCCGACGCCCGCGGTGGCGTACCTGACCGGCGCGCTCGGCGCCGACCTCGGCGTGATGCTCTCCGCCAGCCACAACGCCATGCCGGACAACGGCATCAAGTTCTTCGCCCGCGGCGGCCACAAGCTCGCCGACGAGCTGGAGGACCGGATCGAGGCCGTGTACGAGGAGCACCGCACCGGCGCCCCCTGGGACCGCCCGACCGGTGCCGGCGTGGGCCGGGTGCGCGACTACGACGAGGGGCTCGACCAGTACGTCGCCCACCTCGTCGGCGTCCTCCCGAACCGGCTGGACGGGCTGAAGATCGTCCTGGACGAGGCGCACGGCGCCGCCCACCGGGTCTCGCCCGAGGCGTTCGCGCGGGCCGGCGCCGAGGTGATCACGATCGGTGCCGAGCCGGACGGCCTCAACATCAACGACGGCTGCGGTTCGACCCACCTGAGCCTGCTGAAGGCCGCCGTCGTGGAGCACGGCGCCGATCTGGGCATCGCGCACGACGGTGACGCCGACCGCTGCCTGGCCGTGGACCACACCGGCAGCGAGGTGGACGGCGACCAGATCCTCGCCGTGCTGGCGCTGGCGATGCGGGAGCGTTCCGCCCTGCGCGCCGACACCGTTGTCGCCACCGTCATGTCCAACCTGGGCTTCAAGCTGGCCATGGAGCGCGAGGGCATCAGGCTGGTGCAGACCGCGGTCGGTGACCGGTACGTGCTGGAAGAGATGAAGGACAAGGGCTTCGCCCTCGGCGGCGAGCAGTCCGGTCACGTCATCGTCCTCGACCACGCCACCACCGGCGACGGCACGCTGACCGGCCTGCTGCTGGCGGCGCGGGTCGCCGAGAGCGGCCGTACGCTCAAGGACCTCGCGTCCGTCATGGAGCGGCTGCCGCAGGTGCTCATCAACGTGCCGGACGTCGACAGGTCGCGGGTGGGCACCTCCGCCGAGCTGGCCGCCGCAGTGGCCGAGGCCGAGCGCGAACTGGGCTCGACCGGACGGGTGCTGCTGCGTCCCTCCGGCACCGAGCCGCTGGTGCGGGTGATGGTCGAGGCGGCCGACATCGAGCAGGCGCGGACGGTGGCCGGACGGCTGGCCGACGCGGTGAAGTCGGCGCTGGGCTGA
- the glmS gene encoding glutamine--fructose-6-phosphate transaminase (isomerizing): MCGIVGYVGSQSALDVVMAGLKRLEYRGYDSAGVAVLADGGLASAKRAGKLVNLEKELAERPLPTGTTGIGHTRWATHGGPTDANAHPHLDNAGRVAVVHNGIIENFAALRAELEKRGHELTSETDTEVVAHLLAEEFSSCADLAEAMRLVCRRLEGAFTLVAVDADEPDVVVGARRNSPLVVGVGEGESFLASDVAAFIAHTREAIELGQDQVVELRRDGVTVTGFDGSPAEVRSYHVDWDASAAEKGGYASFMLKEIAEQPKAVADTLLGRIDASGSLTLDEVRISAAELREMDKVVIVACGTAFHAGLIAKYAIEHWTRIPCEVELASEFRYRDPILDQQTLVIAISQSGETMDTLMALRHAREQGSKVLAICNTNGSTIPRESDAVLYTHAGPEVAVASTKAFLTQLVACYLVALYLGQVRGTKWGDEIRAVIRDLARIGGAVERVLGTMEPVRELARSLAGKDTVLFLGRHVGYPVALEGALKLKELAYMHAEGFAAGELKHGPIALIEEGLPVVVVVPSPRGRSVLHDKIVSNIQEIRARGARTIVIAEEGDEAVVPYADHLVRIPVTPTLLQPLVATVPLQVFACELATARGNEVDQPRNLAKSVTVE, from the coding sequence ATGTGCGGAATCGTGGGATACGTGGGGTCGCAGTCGGCGCTCGATGTCGTGATGGCCGGGCTGAAGCGGCTGGAGTACCGGGGATACGACTCGGCGGGCGTCGCCGTGCTCGCGGACGGCGGGCTCGCCTCCGCCAAGCGCGCGGGCAAGCTCGTCAACCTGGAGAAGGAGCTGGCCGAGCGGCCCCTGCCCACCGGTACGACCGGCATCGGCCACACCCGCTGGGCCACCCACGGCGGCCCCACCGACGCCAATGCCCACCCGCACCTGGACAACGCGGGCCGGGTCGCCGTCGTCCACAACGGCATCATCGAGAACTTCGCCGCGCTCCGGGCCGAGCTGGAGAAGCGCGGGCACGAGCTGACCTCCGAGACCGACACCGAGGTCGTCGCCCATCTGCTCGCCGAGGAGTTCTCCTCCTGCGCCGACCTGGCCGAGGCGATGCGGCTGGTGTGCCGGCGGCTGGAGGGCGCGTTCACGCTGGTGGCCGTGGACGCCGACGAGCCGGACGTGGTCGTGGGCGCGCGCCGCAACTCGCCGCTCGTGGTGGGCGTGGGGGAGGGCGAGTCCTTCCTGGCCTCCGATGTCGCCGCGTTCATCGCCCACACCCGCGAGGCGATCGAGCTGGGCCAGGACCAGGTGGTCGAGCTGCGCCGGGACGGCGTGACCGTCACGGGCTTCGACGGCAGCCCGGCCGAGGTGCGCAGCTACCACGTCGACTGGGACGCCTCCGCCGCCGAGAAGGGCGGCTACGCCTCTTTCATGCTCAAGGAGATCGCCGAGCAGCCCAAGGCGGTCGCCGACACCCTGCTGGGCCGCATCGACGCCTCCGGCTCGCTGACGCTGGACGAGGTGCGGATCTCCGCGGCCGAGCTGCGCGAGATGGACAAGGTCGTCATCGTCGCCTGCGGCACGGCCTTCCACGCCGGGCTGATCGCCAAGTACGCCATCGAGCACTGGACCCGGATCCCCTGCGAGGTCGAGCTGGCCAGCGAGTTCCGCTACCGGGACCCGATCCTCGACCAGCAGACGCTGGTCATCGCCATCTCCCAGTCCGGCGAGACCATGGACACCCTGATGGCCCTGCGCCACGCCCGCGAGCAGGGTTCCAAGGTGCTGGCGATCTGCAACACCAACGGCTCGACCATCCCGCGCGAGTCGGACGCGGTGCTGTACACCCACGCGGGACCCGAGGTCGCGGTCGCCTCGACCAAGGCGTTCCTGACCCAGCTGGTGGCGTGCTATCTGGTGGCGCTCTACCTGGGCCAGGTGCGGGGCACCAAGTGGGGCGACGAGATCCGGGCCGTCATCCGGGACCTGGCGCGGATCGGCGGCGCGGTGGAGCGGGTCCTGGGGACCATGGAGCCGGTACGGGAGCTCGCGCGCTCCCTCGCCGGCAAGGACACCGTGCTCTTCCTGGGGCGGCACGTGGGCTATCCGGTGGCGCTGGAAGGCGCGCTCAAGCTCAAGGAACTCGCCTACATGCACGCCGAGGGCTTCGCCGCGGGAGAGCTGAAGCACGGGCCGATCGCGCTGATCGAGGAGGGTCTGCCGGTGGTGGTCGTGGTGCCCTCGCCGCGCGGCCGCTCGGTCCTCCACGACAAGATCGTCTCCAACATCCAGGAGATCCGGGCGCGCGGCGCGCGCACCATCGTCATCGCGGAGGAGGGCGACGAGGCGGTCGTCCCCTACGCCGACCACCTGGTGCGCATCCCCGTCACGCCGACCCTGCTCCAGCCGCTGGTGGCGACCGTGCCGCTCCAGGTCTTCGCCTGCGAGCTGGCGACGGCGCGCGGGAACGAGGTGGACCAGCCCCGGAACCTGGCCAAGTCGGTGACGGTGGAGTGA
- the rpsI gene encoding 30S ribosomal protein S9 produces the protein MAETTAEQPLEELDIDSYTTESEVPVEGEYTSESLASRFGEPQPAAGLGRRKNAIARVRIVPGTGKWKINGRTLEDYFPNKVHQQEVNEPFKVLELEGRYDVIARIAGGGVSGQAGALRLGVARALNEADVDNNRGPLKKAGFLRRDDRAVERKKAGLKKARKAPQYSKR, from the coding sequence GTGGCCGAGACCACTGCCGAGCAGCCGCTCGAAGAGCTTGACATCGACAGCTACACCACCGAGTCCGAGGTGCCCGTCGAGGGCGAGTACACCTCGGAGTCCCTGGCCTCCCGCTTCGGCGAGCCGCAGCCGGCCGCCGGCCTGGGCCGCCGCAAGAACGCCATCGCCCGTGTCCGGATCGTCCCGGGCACCGGCAAGTGGAAGATCAACGGCCGCACCCTCGAGGACTACTTCCCGAACAAGGTGCACCAGCAGGAAGTGAACGAGCCCTTCAAGGTGCTCGAGCTCGAGGGCCGTTACGACGTCATCGCCCGCATCGCGGGTGGCGGTGTCTCCGGTCAGGCCGGTGCGCTCCGTCTCGGTGTCGCCCGCGCCCTGAACGAGGCCGACGTCGACAACAACCGCGGTCCGCTGAAGAAGGCCGGCTTCCTGCGCCGCGACGACCGTGCGGTCGAGCGGAAGAAGGCCGGTCTGAAGAAGGCCCGCAAGGCTCCGCAGTACAGCAAGCGCTAA
- a CDS encoding holo-ACP synthase → MSIIGVGIDVAEIERFEASLERTPNLARRLFLDSELLLPSGERRGIASLAARFAAKEALAKALGAPAGLHWTDAEVYVEDSGQPRLRVTGTVAARAAELGVRSWHLSLSHDAGVASAVVVAEG, encoded by the coding sequence ATGAGCATCATCGGGGTCGGTATCGACGTGGCCGAGATCGAGCGGTTCGAGGCGTCGCTGGAGCGTACGCCCAACCTGGCCCGGCGGCTCTTCCTCGACAGCGAGTTGCTGCTGCCCAGCGGGGAGCGCCGGGGCATCGCCTCCCTGGCCGCCCGGTTCGCTGCGAAGGAGGCGCTGGCCAAGGCGCTCGGCGCCCCCGCGGGGCTGCACTGGACGGACGCCGAGGTCTACGTCGAGGACAGCGGGCAGCCCCGCCTGCGGGTGACCGGCACGGTCGCGGCCCGCGCGGCCGAACTGGGGGTGCGGTCGTGGCATCTGTCGCTCAGTCATGACGCCGGGGTGGCCTCCGCGGTGGTCGTCGCGGAGGGGTAG